A window from Numida meleagris isolate 19003 breed g44 Domestic line unplaced genomic scaffold, NumMel1.0 unplaced_Scaffold261, whole genome shotgun sequence encodes these proteins:
- the LOC110390979 gene encoding CD276 antigen homolog, whose amino-acid sequence MRIWKSSVTKDKSYHIPVIFSRQFISYPPSSSITGVIGEGVILPCYMAAENIPEIFSVQWIFNGQSQKITVSAYNGENKKEKQDERYQGRTELFHSEFKAGNMSLHLKNIRSSDKGLYTCVVSFNNEYHDMLIELQVAAEGGVPSIFLRSPKKQSIGLTCHADGWFPKPEVIWLDSQGQIRKELSTTKEMMTPSGLYNIRSSMNLIPGSDMEVSCRIVNNLLKTMSESRVLISDIFFPSISKWLVVHLVILCVITILICTVFFKLKSNHKKAVNSVKLKTKMEEENEQLKSMLEQEKATNRREKSKLRHYFGKLKAELDFWEARSHAVPITLNPECRLLQLQLPGASDVEDNACEHTGLSSPSAVPVLVAKEGFSAGKHYWEVEVSQQQDWVLGIMRQKEKQEEQGTLAGEDYWALHRSRGKIFSIKGDIRLEKKEMNYSVIGVLLDLEEEQINFYEAHQMTTVEKIPISLGGEPTEMFFPFLCKGGEANTPVMHPIVTPVPLDPL is encoded by the exons GACAATTTATTAGCTATCCTCCTAGTAGTTCCATCACTGGAGTCATTGGAGAAGGGGTCATTCTGCCTTGTTACATGGCAGCAGAGAACATTCCTGAGATATTCTCTGTCCAGTGGATATTTAATGGACAGTCCCAAAAAATAACAGTGAGCGCATacaatggagaaaataaaaaggaaaagcaagatgAGAGATACCAAGGCAGAACAGAGCTCTTCCACAGTGAATTTAAAGCTGGAAACATGTCTCTGCACTTGAAGAACATCAGGAGTTCTGACAAAGGATTATATACTTGTGTGGTCTCTTTCAACAATGAGTACCATGACATGTTGATTGAACTGCAAGTAGCAG CTGAAGGTGGTGTGCCTTCCATTTTCCTGAGGAGTCCCAAGAAACAGAGCATTGGCCTCACCTGCCATGCAGATGGTTGGTTTCCTAAACCTGAGGTGATTTGGTTGGATAGCCAAGGACAGATCAGGAAGGAACTGTCAACCACAAAAGAGATGATGACACCTTCAGGCCTATACAATATCCGAAGCTCCATGAACCTCATACCAGGATCTGACATGGAAGTTTCCTGCAGGATAGTTAACAATCTGCTAAAGACGATGAGTGAGTCCCGAGTCCTGATTTCAG atattttctttccctccatttCAAAATGGCTGGTTGTCCACCTGGTAATTTTATGTGTTATCACTATCCTAatttgcactgtattttttaagCTGAAAA GTAACCACAAGAAAGCAGTTAATTCAG taaaattgAAGACAAAGATGGAAGAAG AAAATGAACAACTGAAGTCAATGTTGG AGCAAGAGAAAGCCACCAATCGAAGAG aaaaatccaaACTCAGACACTACTTTG GTAAACTGAAAGCTGAGCTGG ATTTCTGGGAAGCCCGGAGCCATGCag TTCCCATTACTCTGAATCCTGAATGCCGACTCCTCCAGCTCCAACTGCCAGGGGCTTCAGATGTTGAGGACAATGCATGTGAACATACTGGCCtcagcagcccctctgcagtCCCTGTCCTGGTGGCAAAGGAAGGGTTTTCAGCTGGGAAACACTACTGGGAAGTAGAagtgagccagcagcaggactgggTGCTGGGCATCATgaggcagaaagagaaacaagaggAGCAAGGGACACTTGCTGGGGAGGACTACTGGGCTCTGCACAGATCTCGGGGAAAGATTTTCTCTATCAAGGGAGACATCAGGCttgagaagaaggaaatgaattaCTCAGTGATTGGTGTGCTTCTGGACTTGGAGGAAGAACAAATCAACTTTTATGAAGCTCATCAGATGACCACCGTGGAAAAAATCCCTATAAGTCTTGGAGGAGAAcctacagaaatgtttttcccatttttatgcAAAGGCGGAGAGGCAAACACCCCTGTTATGCATCCAATAGTAACTCCTGTCCCTTTGGATCcactgtaa
- the LOC110390992 gene encoding butyrophilin subfamily 1 member A1-like, translated as MQEKMEKILSDKLTNTWNSHQKISENVQAVQTGLEKMQVSTKEDLQMLRKDLEERVTKARNTTERSESEENQVEVENQAGRTGVMITSGAMESMREEMEKILSEKLTNTWTSLQKISENIQALQTALENMHVSTKEELQILRGMLEHRRKKGSVKMQYYKVDVTLNADTAHPRLEVSEDGKSMNDTGAIRQVPSREERFDSHIFVLAKEGYTTGRHYWVVDVGKRRNWTLGVASESVARKRTVTLSPQNGFWVIGSADGQEYWAHTDPWTRLTVSGRPQKIGIFLNISANKLSFYNASKKTDLYTFTTIGFSGQENKYFPCFSTGSCFSMLDTEPLKIVQGFDDDD; from the exons ATGCAGGAGAAGATGGAGAAGATCCTGAGTGACAAACTTACCAACACTTGGAATTCTCACCAGAAAATCTCCGAAAACGTGCAAGCTGTGCAGACAGGTTTGGAGAAAATGCAGGTGTCCACCAAGGAAGACCTTCAGATGCTCAGAAAAGACCTGGAGGAAAGAGTAACAAAAGCAAGGAATACAACAGAAAGGTCTGAGTCTGAAGAGAATCAGGTGGAGGTGGAGAACCAGGCAG gaaggACGGGGGTGATGATCACCTCAGGGGCCATGGAATCCATGcgggaggagatggagaaaattCTGAGTGAGAAACTGACCAACACCTGGACTTCCCTTcagaaaatctctgaaaatattcaagCCCTGCAGACAGCTTTGGAGAACATGCATGTGTCCACAAAGGAAGAACTTCAGATTCTCAGAGGGATGCtggaacacagaagaaagaaag gTTCTGTCAAAATGCAGTACTACAAAG TTGATGTCACCCTGAATGCTGACACGGCTCACCCCAGACTGGAAGTGTCTGAAGATGGGAAGAGTATGAATGATACCGGTGCAATCAGACAGGTACCCAGCAGGGAGGAGAGATTTGATTCCCACATTTTTGTGTTGGCAAAGGAAGGATACACAACTGGGAGACACTACTGGGTAGTGGAtgtaggaaagagaagaaactggaCCTTGGGTGTTGCCTCTGAATCTGTGGCTCGTAAACGGACTGTGACTCTGTCCCCACAGAATGGCTTCTGGGTCATAGGGTCAGCAGATGGGCAGGAGTATTGGGCCCACACAGATCCTTGGACTCGTTTGACTGTGAGTGGTAGACCACAGAAGATTGGAATCTTCCTGAACATCTCTGCCAACAAGCTCTCATTTTACAATGCcagtaagaaaacagatttgtatACTTTCACCACTATTGGTTTTAGTgggcaggaaaataaatattttccctgcTTCTCAACAGGTTCTTGTTTTTCAATGCTTGATACTGAGCCACTGAAAATAGTGCAAGGGTTTGATGATGATGACTGA